The Calditrichota bacterium genome has a segment encoding these proteins:
- a CDS encoding sensor histidine kinase, producing MGRFLNPSSGRFKGFLLLSAVMLILVLLFYTKSIVEDLRDESRSIIEFYANLYARAASTESDTDLSFIFDEIIRRTNFPIIYTDKDNNPVSWKGIGIKPEDRRPESLVKVKKIMERMKEIATPIPIHYKDITLGYLYYGDSATITKLIWFPYIEIGVMGLFLFIAFMGFAAIKRGEQRLIWVGMAKETAHQLGTPLSSLMGWIELLDERTKNGKAVSDIITEMQQDVLRLQKVATRFSQIGSRADLEGRNLQELIQNVVTYFRRRLPQLGKKVEITLEMTELPPVAINPDLMEWVLENLIKNALDALDKENGKITITTGLVETNKNRVFVDISDNGKGIRYSDRKKIFKPGFSTKKRGWGLGLNLARRIVEEYHHGRLTIRETRPGAGTTMRIELRLD from the coding sequence ATGGGAAGATTTTTAAACCCCTCCTCCGGCCGATTTAAGGGATTTCTCCTTTTAAGTGCGGTTATGCTTATTCTGGTGCTTTTATTTTACACCAAAAGCATCGTGGAAGATTTGCGGGACGAGTCGCGTTCGATTATCGAGTTTTACGCCAATCTCTACGCCCGGGCGGCCTCCACGGAGAGCGACACCGATCTCAGCTTTATTTTTGATGAGATTATTCGACGGACGAATTTTCCGATCATTTACACCGACAAGGATAACAATCCGGTTTCCTGGAAAGGAATTGGGATCAAACCGGAAGATCGGCGGCCGGAAAGTCTGGTCAAAGTGAAAAAAATAATGGAGCGGATGAAAGAAATCGCAACGCCCATTCCCATTCACTACAAGGACATTACACTGGGGTACCTGTATTACGGAGATTCCGCTACCATTACCAAATTGATCTGGTTCCCGTACATTGAAATCGGCGTTATGGGACTGTTTCTGTTTATTGCCTTCATGGGATTTGCGGCCATTAAGCGGGGCGAACAACGCCTGATTTGGGTGGGAATGGCCAAAGAAACAGCCCACCAGCTGGGAACCCCGTTGTCCTCGCTCATGGGCTGGATTGAGCTTCTGGACGAACGCACAAAAAACGGAAAGGCTGTTTCCGACATAATCACGGAGATGCAGCAGGATGTGCTGCGGCTGCAAAAAGTGGCCACGCGTTTTTCTCAAATTGGCTCCCGCGCGGATTTGGAAGGGCGAAATTTGCAGGAGCTGATTCAAAATGTGGTCACTTATTTCAGACGACGTCTGCCCCAGTTGGGGAAGAAGGTTGAAATTACCCTGGAGATGACGGAACTCCCACCGGTAGCCATAAATCCCGATTTGATGGAGTGGGTGCTGGAAAACTTAATCAAGAATGCCCTGGATGCCCTGGATAAAGAAAACGGAAAAATAACGATCACAACCGGCCTTGTGGAAACGAATAAAAATCGCGTGTTTGTTGACATCTCGGATAACGGAAAAGGAATTCGGTACTCCGATCGGAAAAAGATTTTTAAGCCCGGATTCAGTACCAAAAAGCGTGGCTGGGGCCTGGGACTGAACCTGGCCAGGCGGATTGTGGAAGAGTACCATCACGGCCGTCTGACAATTCGGGAAACACGTCCCGGGGCGGGGACCACGATGCGCATCGAACTCCGGTTGGATTAA
- a CDS encoding S8 family serine peptidase codes for MKVVNYSLCLVVFFLIGFPVGVNAQTVPHELIVKLRQPGLVTEEKGEFRPSPTVFKSVQKSLITVSPLFRPASSSGKSLSKQARAFKKSFFILRTKTSVNSDSLLRVLRALPQVEYAVRNHLFRVDWTPDDPDLSKQWGLRKIQAEQAWNVTRGDPSVLLAVIDTGIDYDHPDLKKAIWINPGEDLNHNGRVDSSDFNGVDDDGNGFVDDIQGWDFVDAPNYPDGGDYRNRDNNPADENGHGTAVAGIIAATADNGIGVAGVAPGCRVMNLRAGTSRGLLEEDDVAAAVMYAVENGARVINMSFGDVAITPFLRDVIQFATESNVLCVASSGNSGNSKMHYPSGLPQTLSVGASTAYDARASFSTYGISLDLVAPGQQILTTLRNNSYGEVSGTSAAAPFVTGSAGLVLSQHPDFSAEMLKQVLISTADDLGEAGWDSTFGAGRLNAFRALEVSDAPVAEMTSPKMDQGFSGGTIEITGTASSPLFRQARISVGTGDNPSDWTPLKSLSTYQVIDDTLAEWSVPQTADTSFTLRLQVLNTDGTEADDFVRVFVDHTAPVVRDSLILQAMLSGNRRVLLGEFATDDVCTAALFYRDHSDTGPFRMKSLPFSGRANSFLVDPVSFPDQGDFYLTLRNRAGLVRRLPEGTGLIHFDLTDAFYPQILEETRPISVPSGYLLPDLTDFNQNGQPELVLNQYKKNGQSFGPLAIYEWNGRDFTEVYQTPYVAIPRDTGDVNGDGHTELLAGAGGTTYLFARGADGWPSRLVWWDSTDVWASRLADLDGDGKKDILARKGSVFTLFHNAGDFQFVPTDSFPNPTAGTNGTGVPHVEIGDFTENGQKDLLFGDYDGDVYLYEVSPGGAPRVIWTDHLPLMDTIDFLASGDFDGNGSTDFAVGCHSKPDIDLEHVFDNRRWLVRIYTHVAGDSFAVAWQQEFYGFHSPKNFPSGMTAGDVTGDGRADLLLGFYPNFYVIHFDAASAAFVPVWCGSPARTNSAVTGDLDGDGRNELVYDSGNGLQRFQLPGGTHIRPKFFEDFKAIPLDTERVALSWKTVAAAVSFRIFRAELNASDSIQIGKTTADTFLDSTAHEGQIYRYWILAEKNRETQTSSPKMARPHRPVRLDSARAVLPNQYRLYFSEGILPKSVQRESFTLVQPELSSVNRKRHPVSFVVGHGGREILLTDSLESVPAGTVQVSVSALSDSEGTPVDVRFRRAKIAVPSQIYTPYMTRADFLPPNHIKLWFNEPMDSLSAVLPDHYRITPFIAVLKASWNPAAPDQVLLSLGRDRPIGALGVRYQLTVQGVKNRQGISVEKGRGDHKTFQFYRTDLSRVFTYPNPVRLGTDTKVIFANLTRTATIWIFNLQGLRVASLEERNGDGGTAWDLKLANGEYVPAGIYIFRVTNGSETKMGKFAVIK; via the coding sequence ATGAAGGTTGTTAACTACAGTTTGTGCCTTGTTGTTTTTTTCCTGATCGGTTTTCCTGTCGGGGTGAACGCCCAGACCGTTCCCCACGAGCTTATTGTTAAACTGCGCCAGCCGGGACTTGTTACTGAAGAAAAAGGCGAATTTAGGCCTTCTCCCACGGTGTTTAAATCCGTTCAAAAATCCCTGATAACAGTCAGTCCCCTGTTCCGACCGGCATCTTCTTCGGGGAAGTCTCTTTCAAAACAGGCCCGCGCCTTTAAAAAGTCATTTTTTATCTTACGAACCAAGACATCCGTCAATTCGGACTCTTTGCTCCGGGTTCTTCGGGCATTACCGCAGGTGGAATACGCCGTCCGCAATCACCTGTTTCGGGTGGATTGGACGCCCGATGACCCGGATTTGAGCAAGCAGTGGGGACTCCGGAAAATTCAAGCCGAACAGGCGTGGAATGTGACCCGGGGCGATCCTTCCGTTCTTCTGGCGGTCATTGACACCGGAATCGATTACGATCACCCGGACCTGAAAAAGGCCATCTGGATCAATCCCGGCGAGGATTTAAATCACAATGGCCGGGTGGATTCCTCAGATTTTAACGGAGTGGACGATGACGGCAACGGGTTTGTCGATGACATTCAGGGATGGGATTTTGTGGATGCTCCCAATTATCCGGATGGCGGTGACTACCGAAATCGGGACAACAACCCCGCCGACGAGAACGGGCACGGAACAGCGGTGGCGGGAATTATTGCGGCAACAGCGGATAACGGAATCGGTGTGGCCGGTGTGGCTCCGGGCTGCCGGGTGATGAATCTTCGGGCCGGAACGAGCCGGGGCTTGCTGGAAGAAGATGACGTGGCAGCTGCCGTGATGTACGCCGTCGAAAATGGGGCGCGCGTAATTAATATGAGCTTTGGCGATGTGGCGATTACCCCGTTTTTGCGGGATGTCATTCAATTTGCAACCGAGAGTAACGTGCTCTGCGTGGCCTCGTCCGGGAACAGCGGTAACAGCAAAATGCACTACCCGTCCGGTTTGCCGCAAACCCTTTCCGTGGGTGCCTCAACGGCCTACGATGCCCGTGCCAGTTTTTCCACATACGGCATTTCACTGGATTTGGTGGCACCGGGGCAGCAGATTTTAACCACGCTTCGCAACAACTCCTACGGGGAAGTCAGCGGTACATCGGCAGCCGCTCCCTTTGTGACGGGCAGCGCCGGATTGGTGCTGTCGCAGCACCCGGATTTTTCGGCCGAAATGCTTAAACAGGTGTTGATTTCGACCGCTGACGATCTGGGAGAAGCCGGTTGGGATTCCACCTTTGGCGCCGGCCGCCTGAATGCATTCCGGGCCCTTGAGGTCTCCGATGCCCCGGTGGCTGAAATGACCTCTCCGAAAATGGATCAGGGGTTTTCCGGAGGCACGATCGAAATCACCGGAACCGCCTCATCTCCGCTGTTCCGCCAGGCCCGAATCAGCGTGGGCACGGGGGATAATCCTTCGGACTGGACACCCCTGAAAAGTCTGTCAACCTACCAGGTAATTGACGACACCCTGGCTGAATGGTCGGTCCCTCAAACAGCCGACACCAGCTTCACTCTTCGGCTACAGGTTTTAAATACGGATGGAACGGAGGCGGATGATTTCGTCCGCGTTTTTGTCGATCACACGGCGCCTGTCGTCAGGGATTCTCTGATTCTTCAGGCGATGCTATCGGGCAACCGACGGGTGCTTCTGGGCGAATTTGCCACCGATGATGTGTGTACAGCCGCGCTTTTTTACAGAGATCATTCGGATACGGGGCCGTTCCGGATGAAAAGTCTTCCCTTTTCAGGGCGAGCAAACAGCTTTTTAGTGGATCCGGTTTCATTTCCTGATCAGGGGGATTTTTACCTGACCCTCCGGAACCGAGCCGGACTCGTCCGACGCCTTCCAGAAGGAACGGGGCTGATTCATTTCGATTTGACCGATGCCTTTTATCCCCAAATTCTGGAAGAAACACGCCCCATCTCCGTTCCTTCCGGGTATCTTCTGCCCGATCTTACTGATTTTAATCAAAACGGGCAGCCGGAACTGGTTCTGAATCAGTACAAAAAAAACGGCCAGTCGTTTGGGCCGCTGGCTATTTACGAATGGAATGGCCGGGATTTCACGGAGGTCTATCAGACTCCTTATGTGGCGATTCCCAGAGACACGGGGGATGTCAACGGGGATGGGCACACCGAGCTGCTGGCCGGTGCCGGAGGAACCACCTATCTGTTTGCACGCGGCGCCGATGGCTGGCCTTCCCGGCTGGTCTGGTGGGATTCCACCGATGTATGGGCGAGTCGGCTGGCCGATCTGGACGGCGACGGCAAAAAAGACATCCTGGCGCGAAAAGGGTCGGTATTTACCCTCTTTCACAACGCGGGTGATTTTCAATTTGTGCCCACCGATTCCTTTCCGAATCCGACAGCCGGGACCAACGGCACGGGGGTTCCGCATGTGGAAATCGGGGATTTTACGGAAAATGGGCAAAAGGATCTCCTGTTTGGCGATTACGACGGTGATGTGTACCTGTACGAAGTGTCCCCCGGCGGAGCGCCAAGGGTGATTTGGACCGATCACCTGCCTCTGATGGACACCATTGATTTCCTCGCGTCCGGCGATTTTGACGGCAATGGCTCCACGGATTTTGCCGTGGGCTGCCATTCAAAACCCGACATCGATCTGGAGCACGTGTTTGACAACCGCCGGTGGTTGGTACGGATTTACACCCACGTGGCCGGCGACAGCTTTGCCGTGGCCTGGCAGCAGGAGTTTTACGGGTTTCACTCACCCAAAAATTTTCCGTCGGGAATGACGGCCGGGGACGTTACGGGCGACGGCCGTGCCGATTTGCTGCTGGGCTTTTACCCCAATTTTTACGTGATTCATTTTGATGCTGCCTCAGCCGCCTTCGTGCCTGTTTGGTGCGGCAGTCCCGCCCGGACAAATTCCGCTGTGACGGGTGATTTGGATGGTGATGGCCGGAACGAGCTGGTGTACGATTCGGGCAACGGACTGCAGCGGTTTCAACTGCCCGGAGGAACTCACATCAGACCCAAATTTTTTGAAGATTTTAAGGCAATTCCTCTGGACACCGAGCGGGTGGCTCTGAGCTGGAAAACGGTGGCAGCAGCCGTTTCATTCCGCATTTTTCGGGCGGAACTCAATGCATCCGATTCCATTCAGATTGGAAAGACCACGGCCGATACGTTTTTGGATTCTACGGCACACGAAGGGCAAATCTACCGCTACTGGATTCTGGCGGAAAAGAATCGGGAAACGCAGACATCCTCCCCCAAAATGGCGCGTCCGCACCGGCCGGTTCGGCTCGATTCTGCAAGGGCTGTTTTACCCAACCAATATCGGCTCTATTTTTCAGAAGGCATTTTGCCAAAGTCGGTTCAGCGGGAGTCCTTTACGCTTGTTCAGCCCGAACTTTCTTCTGTCAATCGAAAACGTCATCCGGTTTCGTTTGTGGTGGGGCATGGCGGCAGGGAAATTCTCCTGACGGATTCCCTGGAAAGCGTGCCGGCCGGAACCGTTCAGGTTTCGGTTTCCGCTCTTTCTGATTCGGAGGGGACGCCCGTGGATGTTCGTTTCCGGCGGGCGAAGATTGCAGTGCCCTCTCAAATTTACACGCCGTATATGACCCGGGCGGATTTTTTGCCGCCCAATCACATAAAACTCTGGTTTAATGAACCGATGGATTCTCTTTCGGCCGTTCTTCCGGATCACTACCGGATCACACCTTTTATCGCCGTTCTGAAGGCAAGCTGGAACCCGGCCGCACCGGATCAGGTCCTTCTTTCACTCGGACGCGATCGTCCGATCGGGGCACTGGGTGTGCGCTATCAATTGACCGTTCAGGGCGTCAAAAACCGACAGGGGATTTCTGTTGAAAAAGGACGCGGCGATCACAAAACCTTTCAGTTTTATCGAACGGATTTGTCTCGGGTATTCACGTACCCCAATCCGGTGCGTTTGGGAACGGATACAAAGGTGATTTTTGCCAATCTGACCCGAACCGCAACCATCTGGATTTTTAATCTCCAGGGACTTCGGGTGGCTTCGCTGGAAGAAAGGAATGGAGACGGCGGAACGGCCTGGGATTTGAAGTTGGCCAATGGTGAGTACGTACCCGCGGGAATCTACATTTTTCGGGTAACCAACGGATCGGAAACGAAAATGGGAAAATTTGCGGTGATCAAATGA
- a CDS encoding dephospho-CoA kinase, whose amino-acid sequence MTDQKKPFLVVGVTGIMGSGKTTVSRFLEEKGARVINTDALARRLMEKSDAVREKIRRTFGEDSYTPDGRLNAKKMASLVFENPEALNRLNSIVHPEVIHAIRDEIRKLAQADFRGILVVDAPLIFETGLTGVMDEILVVAASEDVCVQRVMARSGLSAEEVRARLHNQWPLEKKIARADRVIWNDGTLEQLKEQVEKIYRDWQKRIQ is encoded by the coding sequence ATGACAGATCAAAAAAAACCGTTTTTAGTTGTGGGAGTCACCGGCATTATGGGCAGCGGAAAGACAACCGTGAGCCGGTTTCTGGAAGAGAAGGGTGCCCGGGTCATTAACACGGATGCTCTGGCCCGCCGGCTGATGGAGAAGTCGGATGCGGTACGCGAAAAAATCCGACGGACCTTTGGCGAGGACAGCTACACACCGGACGGTCGTTTGAATGCGAAGAAAATGGCGTCGCTTGTTTTTGAAAATCCGGAAGCCCTTAACCGGTTGAACAGCATTGTTCATCCGGAAGTGATTCATGCCATTCGGGATGAAATCCGCAAACTGGCACAGGCCGATTTCCGCGGAATTCTGGTGGTAGATGCCCCCTTGATTTTTGAAACGGGTCTTACCGGTGTGATGGATGAAATTCTGGTCGTGGCGGCTTCTGAAGATGTGTGTGTACAAAGAGTGATGGCACGCAGCGGATTATCGGCAGAAGAGGTGCGGGCCCGCTTGCACAATCAATGGCCACTTGAGAAAAAAATCGCCCGGGCAGACCGGGTGATCTGGAACGATGGGACGCTTGAACAGTTGAAAGAACAGGTAGAAAAAATCTACCGGGACTGGCAAAAACGAATTCAATAG